A DNA window from Alligator mississippiensis isolate rAllMis1 chromosome 11, rAllMis1, whole genome shotgun sequence contains the following coding sequences:
- the LOC102561385 gene encoding zinc finger protein 665 isoform X1: MQENYENVISLAEEIAISWPRITAFAESHRRRGLVSGLEMECEQSQLEPTQVQNSASASSSEGGMNPDLRRQLGLILQTAGRTQVEKMLRELVREQNQEGKRKARKKAAKNPKDGAGDGTMSENEEETPLQESSEKADSPGPLLETAEGPDQGKASGSQCQSEGQEPPPQKSLPTGKQEGKATRRTGLKKAKAVAARGPGTCLECGKDYTCSRLQQRVQTPEKPHQCPECGRCFRQRSILAKHQKIHTGEKPYRCGDCGKCFSRGSNLTQHQRIHTGERPFQCADCGKSFIQKSDLERHQRTHTGERPYQCGQCGKCFSVSSHLDRHRRTHLGESRRHHTCSSGSNQPGPRGRLAEEEEEVAAAAPHQCPECGKCFAQRASLSKHRKTHSGERPYQCGDCGKCFSRSSNLTQHQRIHTGERPFQCADCGKSFIQRSDLERHQRTHTGERPYQCPDCGKSFSVSSHLDRHQKIHAAEQASYRCPEHLKGFLAAHQHGKLFKCSDCGRCFSQSAALVKHQRVHAVARPPQCADCGKSYVASPGGKTGGKPHKCTDCGKSLGGAPVPVLHPRLRAQQCMDCGKNLGAGKPPPPPPPAEKPFKCADCGKGFGQRSALVKHQRIHTGEKPYACPDCGKSFIQKSDLTIHQRMHTGEKPYRCNECGKCFSVSSNLITHQRTHLGEKPYQCADCGKSFIQRSELTIHQRVHTGEKPYKCPECGKCFSRSSHLNRHQRTHAGDKPSLLSTAKSSASNALQASSAFSAASSFSSPLGASSAPIPSLPSFPSSPSPLPIPSLSATPLDLPWALSFPSRAFPPHPSFPSPTPSGAQASSLIN; this comes from the exons ATGCAGGAGAACTACGAGAACGTGATCTCACTAG CGGAGGAGATTGCCATCAGCTGGCCTCGGATAACGGCCTTCGCTGAGTCTCACAGGAGAAGAGGACTTGTCTCCG GTCTGGAGATGGAGTGTGAGCAGAGTCAGCTGGAGCCTACCCAGGTCCAGAACTcggcctcagccagctccagtgaAGGAGGGATGAACCCCGACCTCCGCCGGCAGCTGGGTCTCATCCTGCAAACCGCTGGCCGGACCCAGGTGGAGAAGATGCTGCGGGAGCTGGTGAGGGAGCAGAACCAGGAGGGGAAGCGCAAAGCACGCAAGAAAGCAGCGAAGAaccccaaggatggag CCGGTGATGGGACcatgagtgaaaatgaagaggagACTCCCCTGCAGGAAAGCTCGGAGAAAGCAGACTCCCCTGGGCCCTTACTGGAAACCGCAGAGGGTCCTGACCAGGGGAAGGCCAGCGGGAGCCAGTGCCAGTCAGAAgggcaggagccaccaccacaGAAGAGCCTCCccacagggaagcaggagggCAAAGCCACCCGCCGCACGGGCCTCAAGAAGGCAAAGGCAGTGGCGGCACGGGGTCCTGGCACATGCCTGGAGTGTGGAAAGGACTACACCTGCAGCCGGCTCCAGCAGCGGGTGCAGACACCTGAGAAGCCGCAccagtgccctgagtgtgggCGCTGCTTCCGCCAGCGCTCCATCCTAGCCAAGCACCAGaagatccacacaggggagaagccctaCCGCTGCGGGGACTGCGGGAAGTGCTTCAGCCGCGGGTCCAACCTGACACAGCACCAACGTATCCATACAGGTGAGCGCCCGTTTCAGTGCGCTGATTGTGGTAAGAGCTTCATCCAGAAGTCAGACCTGGAGAGGCACCAGCGCACCCACACTGGTGAGCGCCCCTACCAGTGCGGCCAGTGCGGGAAGTGCTTCAGTGTCAGCTCTCACCTGGACCGGCACCGCCGCACTCATCTGGGCGAGTCGCGACGCCACCacacctgcagcagtggcagcaaccagCCAGGCCCCCGTGGCCGCctggcggaggaggaggaggaggtggcagcagctgctccccaccaGTGCCCCGAGTGCGGGAAGTGCTTCGCCCAGCGGGCATCGCTATCCAAGCATCGCAAGACCCATAGCGGGGAGCGGCCGTACCAGTGTGGGGACTGTGGGAAATGCTTCAGTCGCAGCTCCAACCTAAcgcagcaccagcgcatccacacggggGAACGCCCCTTCCAGTGTGCTGACTGCGGCAAAAGCTTCATCCAGCGCTCAGACCTGGAGCGGCACCAGCGCACCCACACTGGGGAGCGCCCCTATCAGTGTCCCGACTGCGGCAAGAGCTTCAGTGTCAGCTCCCACCTGGACCGTCACCAGAAGATCCACGCAGCTGAACAGGCCTCTTACCGCTGCCCTGAGCACCTCAAAGGCTTCCTGGCTGCCCACCAGCACGGCAAGCTTTTTAAGTGCTCTGACTGTGGGCGCTGTTTCAGCCAGAGTGCTGCCCTGGTCAAGCACCAGCGGGTGCACGCTGTGGCACGGCCCCCCCAGTGTgcagactgtgggaagagctaTGTGGCCAGCCCTGGTGGCAAGACTGGGGGCAAGCCTCACAAGTGCACAGACTGCGGGAAGAGCCTGGGTGGGGCCCCTGTGCCCGTGCTGCATCCTCGGCTGCGCGCCCAGCAGTGCATGGACTGCGGGAAGAACCTTGGGGCGGGGAAGCctccgccacccccacccccagcggaGAAGCCTTTCAAGTGTGCAGACTGCGGGAAGGGCTTTGGGCAGCGCTCGGCCCTGGtgaagcaccagcgcatccatacAGGGGAGAAGCCGTATGCCTGTCCTGACTGTGGAAAGAGCTTCATCCAGAAGTCAGACTTGACCATCCACCAGCGCatgcacactggggagaagccgtACCGCTGCAACGAGTGCGGAAAATGCTTCAGTGTCAGCTCCAACCTCATAACCCACCAACGCACGCACCTAGGTGAGAAACCCTACCAGTGTGCCGACTGTGGGAAGAGTTTCATCCAGCGCTCGGAGCTGACCATCCACCAGCGCGTCCACACCGGGGAAAAGCCCTACAAGTGCCCTGAGTGCGGGAAGTGCTTCAGCCGCAGTTCCCACCTCAATCGGCACCAGCGTACACATGCCGGGGACAAGCCCtcgctcctctccactgccaagTCCAGTGCCAGCAATGCCCTCCAggcctcctcagccttctctgctgccagctctttctcctcccccctggGTGCCTCTTCTGCTCCCATCCcatccctgccctccttcccttcctccccctcaccccttcccatcCCATCCCTCTCTGCCACCCCACTGGATCTGCCCTGGGCCTTGTCCTTCCCATCCCGTGCCTTCCCGCcccacccttccttcccctctcctacTCCCTCTGGAGCCCAGGCCTCATCCCTGATAAATTAA
- the LOC102561385 gene encoding zinc finger protein 665 isoform X2: protein MMKSDGAEEIAISWPRITAFAESHRRRGLVSGLEMECEQSQLEPTQVQNSASASSSEGGMNPDLRRQLGLILQTAGRTQVEKMLRELVREQNQEGKRKARKKAAKNPKDGAGDGTMSENEEETPLQESSEKADSPGPLLETAEGPDQGKASGSQCQSEGQEPPPQKSLPTGKQEGKATRRTGLKKAKAVAARGPGTCLECGKDYTCSRLQQRVQTPEKPHQCPECGRCFRQRSILAKHQKIHTGEKPYRCGDCGKCFSRGSNLTQHQRIHTGERPFQCADCGKSFIQKSDLERHQRTHTGERPYQCGQCGKCFSVSSHLDRHRRTHLGESRRHHTCSSGSNQPGPRGRLAEEEEEVAAAAPHQCPECGKCFAQRASLSKHRKTHSGERPYQCGDCGKCFSRSSNLTQHQRIHTGERPFQCADCGKSFIQRSDLERHQRTHTGERPYQCPDCGKSFSVSSHLDRHQKIHAAEQASYRCPEHLKGFLAAHQHGKLFKCSDCGRCFSQSAALVKHQRVHAVARPPQCADCGKSYVASPGGKTGGKPHKCTDCGKSLGGAPVPVLHPRLRAQQCMDCGKNLGAGKPPPPPPPAEKPFKCADCGKGFGQRSALVKHQRIHTGEKPYACPDCGKSFIQKSDLTIHQRMHTGEKPYRCNECGKCFSVSSNLITHQRTHLGEKPYQCADCGKSFIQRSELTIHQRVHTGEKPYKCPECGKCFSRSSHLNRHQRTHAGDKPSLLSTAKSSASNALQASSAFSAASSFSSPLGASSAPIPSLPSFPSSPSPLPIPSLSATPLDLPWALSFPSRAFPPHPSFPSPTPSGAQASSLIN, encoded by the exons ATGATGAAGTCTGATGGAG CGGAGGAGATTGCCATCAGCTGGCCTCGGATAACGGCCTTCGCTGAGTCTCACAGGAGAAGAGGACTTGTCTCCG GTCTGGAGATGGAGTGTGAGCAGAGTCAGCTGGAGCCTACCCAGGTCCAGAACTcggcctcagccagctccagtgaAGGAGGGATGAACCCCGACCTCCGCCGGCAGCTGGGTCTCATCCTGCAAACCGCTGGCCGGACCCAGGTGGAGAAGATGCTGCGGGAGCTGGTGAGGGAGCAGAACCAGGAGGGGAAGCGCAAAGCACGCAAGAAAGCAGCGAAGAaccccaaggatggag CCGGTGATGGGACcatgagtgaaaatgaagaggagACTCCCCTGCAGGAAAGCTCGGAGAAAGCAGACTCCCCTGGGCCCTTACTGGAAACCGCAGAGGGTCCTGACCAGGGGAAGGCCAGCGGGAGCCAGTGCCAGTCAGAAgggcaggagccaccaccacaGAAGAGCCTCCccacagggaagcaggagggCAAAGCCACCCGCCGCACGGGCCTCAAGAAGGCAAAGGCAGTGGCGGCACGGGGTCCTGGCACATGCCTGGAGTGTGGAAAGGACTACACCTGCAGCCGGCTCCAGCAGCGGGTGCAGACACCTGAGAAGCCGCAccagtgccctgagtgtgggCGCTGCTTCCGCCAGCGCTCCATCCTAGCCAAGCACCAGaagatccacacaggggagaagccctaCCGCTGCGGGGACTGCGGGAAGTGCTTCAGCCGCGGGTCCAACCTGACACAGCACCAACGTATCCATACAGGTGAGCGCCCGTTTCAGTGCGCTGATTGTGGTAAGAGCTTCATCCAGAAGTCAGACCTGGAGAGGCACCAGCGCACCCACACTGGTGAGCGCCCCTACCAGTGCGGCCAGTGCGGGAAGTGCTTCAGTGTCAGCTCTCACCTGGACCGGCACCGCCGCACTCATCTGGGCGAGTCGCGACGCCACCacacctgcagcagtggcagcaaccagCCAGGCCCCCGTGGCCGCctggcggaggaggaggaggaggtggcagcagctgctccccaccaGTGCCCCGAGTGCGGGAAGTGCTTCGCCCAGCGGGCATCGCTATCCAAGCATCGCAAGACCCATAGCGGGGAGCGGCCGTACCAGTGTGGGGACTGTGGGAAATGCTTCAGTCGCAGCTCCAACCTAAcgcagcaccagcgcatccacacggggGAACGCCCCTTCCAGTGTGCTGACTGCGGCAAAAGCTTCATCCAGCGCTCAGACCTGGAGCGGCACCAGCGCACCCACACTGGGGAGCGCCCCTATCAGTGTCCCGACTGCGGCAAGAGCTTCAGTGTCAGCTCCCACCTGGACCGTCACCAGAAGATCCACGCAGCTGAACAGGCCTCTTACCGCTGCCCTGAGCACCTCAAAGGCTTCCTGGCTGCCCACCAGCACGGCAAGCTTTTTAAGTGCTCTGACTGTGGGCGCTGTTTCAGCCAGAGTGCTGCCCTGGTCAAGCACCAGCGGGTGCACGCTGTGGCACGGCCCCCCCAGTGTgcagactgtgggaagagctaTGTGGCCAGCCCTGGTGGCAAGACTGGGGGCAAGCCTCACAAGTGCACAGACTGCGGGAAGAGCCTGGGTGGGGCCCCTGTGCCCGTGCTGCATCCTCGGCTGCGCGCCCAGCAGTGCATGGACTGCGGGAAGAACCTTGGGGCGGGGAAGCctccgccacccccacccccagcggaGAAGCCTTTCAAGTGTGCAGACTGCGGGAAGGGCTTTGGGCAGCGCTCGGCCCTGGtgaagcaccagcgcatccatacAGGGGAGAAGCCGTATGCCTGTCCTGACTGTGGAAAGAGCTTCATCCAGAAGTCAGACTTGACCATCCACCAGCGCatgcacactggggagaagccgtACCGCTGCAACGAGTGCGGAAAATGCTTCAGTGTCAGCTCCAACCTCATAACCCACCAACGCACGCACCTAGGTGAGAAACCCTACCAGTGTGCCGACTGTGGGAAGAGTTTCATCCAGCGCTCGGAGCTGACCATCCACCAGCGCGTCCACACCGGGGAAAAGCCCTACAAGTGCCCTGAGTGCGGGAAGTGCTTCAGCCGCAGTTCCCACCTCAATCGGCACCAGCGTACACATGCCGGGGACAAGCCCtcgctcctctccactgccaagTCCAGTGCCAGCAATGCCCTCCAggcctcctcagccttctctgctgccagctctttctcctcccccctggGTGCCTCTTCTGCTCCCATCCcatccctgccctccttcccttcctccccctcaccccttcccatcCCATCCCTCTCTGCCACCCCACTGGATCTGCCCTGGGCCTTGTCCTTCCCATCCCGTGCCTTCCCGCcccacccttccttcccctctcctacTCCCTCTGGAGCCCAGGCCTCATCCCTGATAAATTAA